The Anaerolineales bacterium region TCGCGACATGAACGTAATCTACACCCCGATCGCATCCACCGCCACGCCCCTGCTCCCCTTCGGCGGCGCGGCGGCATGGACGTGCGGCGACCGCGTCTTCGCTTGGAAAGCCTACGCGCCGGATGAAACTTCAGCGCCCGCGTTATTCGACTCCGCGCTGGCGCGTTTCACCTGTAACCGCTAGTAACCAATCCAGCACAACCGCCGATGTCGTTTTGTGTTATAACGAACGCATACATTTGATGTTCATTCCAGAGGAGGAACGACCATGCCACCCACCGTCCGCGAGTTGATGACCGAAACGATCAAGAGCGCGTTCCAGCCCGATAAAGCCGCCGGGGTTGACACAGTAGTGCAGTTCAGGTTCACGGGCGCGCAAGCGTCTGATTGGTATGTCGTCATCAAAGACCAGAAGTGCGAATCCACCGAAGGGTTGCACCCCGACCCAAAAATGACCATGACGGTCGATTCGGAGGATTACATCAAAATTTCCACCGGCGAATTGGACGCCACGATGGCGTTTATGAAGGGCAAGGTCAAGGTGAGCGGCGATATGGGCGTGGCGCTTGGCATGGGCAAGTATTTCGTCTTCGGCAAGTAGATCAAAGGGTAGTTCTTGGGACTACCCTTTTTCTATTGCAGAGAATACTCAACATGGCAACGCCCACACCTGCCTATGGGGAACGACGTCAACTCACCGTGATGTTTTCGGATGTAGTCGGCTCGACCGAACTTTCTGCGACCCTCGACCCCGAAGATTGGCACAGCATCCTCAGCCGCTATCATCAGACGGCGGCAAATATCGTCAAACGTTTTGAAGGTCACGTACAGCAATATCTGGGGGACGGCATCTTAATCCTCTTCGGCTTTCCGCAAGCGCACGAAAACGACGCCGAACGCGCCGTGCGCGCGGGCTTAATGTTCCAGGAGGAGATTCAGAAACTAAACGAAGCCTTTCAACGCGAATTTTCAAAACGCATCGCGGTGCGCGTGGGCATCCACACTGGCGAGGTGATGATTCGGCAGGAGGGCGGAGACTCAGGCAGCATCTTTGGAGAAACGCCGAACGTAGCGGCGCGAGTCCAATCGGCGGCTGACCCGGGTTCCATCTGCATCTCGGCGGCGACGCAGAAACTTGTCGCCGGCTTCTTTATCGTGGAGGATATGGGGCGTCACATCCTCAAAGGGATTCCCGACCCGATTCAATTATTCAAAGTTGAAAGAACTTCCGGCGTGCGAAGCCGCTTGCACGCCGCCGCGCTCGCTTCGCTGACTCCATTCGTGGGACGCGAAGACGAACGAAATTTATTGATGAGCCGCTGGGCGCAAGTGCAACGAGGGCACGGACAACTCGTGATGATCACCGGCGAAGCGGGCATCGGAAAATCACGTCTTCTTCGTCAATTCAAACAAGACCTCGGCGGGATACCGCACACGTGGATCGAAGGCGAATCGTCTCCGTACGAACAGGACACTCCGTTCGCGCCCACCATTGACTTAATAGAAAACGCATTCAACTGGACAGCGACGACATCTGTGGAAGATAAGATCGCCGACCTTGAACGATCGTTTTCACTCCTGGGGTTAGACACGTCAAAGATTGTACCGTTGGTCGCGTCGCTTCTCAGCGTTCCGATTCCGCCGGGGAGATATCCGCCCATTCTGCTCTCGCCAGAACAGCAACGCTTGAACTTATTACAGTCCCTCGTAGATTGGGTGATCGTTTCGTCCAAATCGCAACCGACCGTGCTTGTCGTCGAGGATTTACACTTCGCCGACCCGTCCACGCTCGAAGAATTCGTGATGCTCGGCGAGCAGGTCGAAAACTCATCGGTGATGTTGTTGTTTACCGCGCGTCCGCGCTTCATCCCGCCGTGGCCCACGCGACCGTTCCATTCGGTAATTAATCTCACGCGACTTCAGCAGGAAAACATCCGCGAGATGATCGGTAAATTATTGGGGAGTTTGGTGCCGGCGGAAACGCTACAATCTCTTGCCGACCGCACCGACGGCAACCCGCTCTTCGCGGAAGAATTATC contains the following coding sequences:
- a CDS encoding SCP2 sterol-binding domain-containing protein; the encoded protein is MPPTVRELMTETIKSAFQPDKAAGVDTVVQFRFTGAQASDWYVVIKDQKCESTEGLHPDPKMTMTVDSEDYIKISTGELDATMAFMKGKVKVSGDMGVALGMGKYFVFGK